The genomic region TCGGCAGGTCAGGCCGCTGGTTTTCCCCGCTTTCGATAGTCTCCACGTGCAGCGGGCCGAGGTCCAGCTCGTCCGGTCCGGGAAACTCCCGTTCGTGCACCGTGCCCGCCCAGGGCCTGCCCCGCTGCAGTTCGTTCTGGTGCTTGGGATACATCACCTGTATCTTGTCGGCCGCCACGTGCTTGGTGATGGGAAGGTCGCGGGAAAACGCCGCGTCGCCGTACTTTTCGTCAATCGGCTCGTCCGGCCACAAGGCGCCCGGCGGCACGAACAACCGCTTGAACCGCTCGCCCTGGCAGAGCTTGCGCAGCGTCTTGGGATGGCAATGGTCGAAGTGCTCGTGGCTGATGAAGATGTAGTCGTAAATCGGCTGGGCGTTGTCCAGGTTCTGCCCAAAGAGATACGGATCGAAGGCGATATTCACGTCGCCAAAGCGCACGTCAAACGCCCCACACCCCCACCACCGCAGCCAGATACGTTCCATGGAATTTCCTCTGCCTCTCTGTGCTCACGCCGTTGCGGGTCCATTGCCAATTGGCGAGACGCGGACTGGCGTCAATTGCAGGGATTAGATTGGACATTCAACAAACCGCAAAGCGTGCCTGAGCTTTTCGCGCGGAGATCGATCGGCGCCCTTAGCATAGCATATTGATTGGAGCGCTTTGGCACCGGTCTCAAGCTACATCGCTTGTGACCGGCGAGGCGAATGTGAG from Chloroflexota bacterium harbors:
- a CDS encoding MBL fold metallo-hydrolase; this translates as MERIWLRWWGCGAFDVRFGDVNIAFDPYLFGQNLDNAQPIYDYIFISHEHFDHCHPKTLRKLCQGERFKRLFVPPGALWPDEPIDEKYGDAAFSRDLPITKHVAADKIQVMYPKHQNELQRGRPWAGTVHEREFPGPDELDLGPLHVETIESGENQRPDLPNLGFLVTHKALDVSFLHIGDAWAAYPAMQALRGRVDFAIHMKLGLTPTTSDNQTTELEDFVDYIRPHALIPVHYRTDRKSDPVPEGHWPPNASDVGAFIEYYHEKVGAQTRVLPFTAGIEYAVTLPEKRVEWQWEWVNTWDVPPWREG